A DNA window from Thiothrix subterranea contains the following coding sequences:
- the minC gene encoding septum site-determining protein MinC — MAEEPVEIKGEMTLLSVLRLASVDLALIQDGVKSKQNSLPQLFDNSPLLVDCGQLGETCAELDFAALRRLLVELGFIPVGIRNIAEECRDLAMQAGWAVLRSGRATGAPSRGERPVEVVTEEVLTEDTPCHPLTSVKVVNRPLRSGQQVYFPEGNLVILQHTSAGSEILAGGSVHVYGSLRGRVLAGIGGDTSARIFCQKLEAELVSIAGHYRLLDDIETNLKGSPAMVWLDGEKLKITPMF; from the coding sequence GTGGCGGAAGAACCGGTTGAAATCAAGGGTGAAATGACGTTGCTGAGTGTGTTGCGGCTGGCATCCGTGGATCTGGCGCTGATTCAAGATGGCGTGAAAAGCAAGCAGAATAGCTTGCCGCAATTGTTTGATAATAGCCCGCTGTTGGTTGATTGCGGTCAATTGGGCGAAACCTGTGCTGAATTAGATTTTGCAGCATTGCGCCGTTTATTGGTGGAATTAGGCTTCATTCCTGTCGGGATTCGCAATATTGCCGAAGAATGCCGCGATTTGGCGATGCAGGCAGGGTGGGCGGTTTTGCGCTCTGGGCGAGCCACGGGAGCGCCGAGTCGTGGTGAACGTCCGGTTGAGGTTGTCACGGAAGAGGTGTTAACAGAGGATACGCCCTGCCACCCGTTGACGAGCGTGAAGGTGGTTAATCGTCCGTTGCGTTCTGGTCAGCAAGTGTATTTTCCTGAAGGTAATCTGGTCATTTTACAGCACACCAGCGCAGGCTCGGAAATTCTTGCCGGTGGGTCGGTGCACGTTTATGGCTCTTTGCGCGGGCGAGTACTAGCCGGTATAGGTGGTGATACCAGTGCACGCATTTTTTGCCAGAAGCTGGAAGCCGAATTGGTGTCGATTGCCGGGCATTACCGCTTGCTGGATGACATTGAGACCAATTTGAAGGGTTCTCCCGCAATGGTTTGGCTGGACGGTGAAAAGTTGAAAATCACCCCAATGTTCTGA
- the minD gene encoding septum site-determining protein MinD, with protein MSRIVVVTSGKGGVGKTTTSAAFATGLAIHGYKTAVIDFDVGLRNLDLIMGCERRVVYDFVNVINGEASLNQALIRDKHVQNLYVLPASQTRDKDALTPEGVGKVMDELHALGFDFIVCDSPAGIERGAHMAMYYADDAVVVTNPEVSSVRDSDRILGLLQSKTHRAERGESVREHLLITRYSPARVQAGEMLGMEDILEILAVPLIGVIPESQSVLQASNSGTPVILDKASDAGQAYDDFVRRFLGEIVPHRFLEVERKGFFKKLFG; from the coding sequence TTGAGCAGAATAGTTGTCGTTACCTCAGGCAAAGGCGGGGTTGGCAAAACCACTACAAGCGCGGCATTTGCGACGGGGCTTGCTATACACGGTTACAAAACCGCTGTGATTGATTTCGATGTCGGGTTGCGCAATCTTGACCTGATCATGGGATGCGAGCGGCGCGTGGTGTACGATTTCGTGAATGTCATTAATGGCGAAGCGTCACTCAATCAAGCCTTGATTCGCGATAAACATGTACAAAATTTATATGTCTTGCCAGCGTCACAAACCCGCGATAAGGACGCACTGACCCCTGAAGGCGTGGGCAAAGTGATGGACGAGTTGCACGCGCTCGGTTTTGATTTCATTGTGTGTGATTCCCCCGCCGGTATTGAACGCGGTGCGCACATGGCGATGTATTACGCTGATGATGCGGTTGTCGTGACTAACCCTGAAGTTTCCTCGGTGCGCGATTCCGACCGCATTTTGGGTTTGCTGCAAAGTAAAACGCACCGGGCGGAACGCGGTGAAAGTGTGCGTGAACATTTGCTAATCACCCGTTATTCCCCAGCACGGGTGCAGGCGGGTGAAATGTTAGGCATGGAGGATATTCTGGAAATTCTTGCTGTGCCGTTGATCGGGGTGATTCCCGAATCACAAAGCGTGTTGCAAGCTTCCAACAGTGGTACACCCGTTATTCTCGATAAAGCCAGCGATGCTGGTCAGGCATACGACGATTTTGTGCGCCGCTTTTTGGGTGAAATAGTCCCGCACCGCTTCTTGGAAGTGGAGAGAAAGGGTTTCTTTAAAAAGCTGTTTGGGTGA
- the minE gene encoding cell division topological specificity factor MinE, which yields MGWFNYFTQTKPTSAKVAKERLQIVIAHERLDRNGPEYLPQLRRDIMEVIRKYVLITEDQVTVQFEKGADFDVLELNIALPERDHS from the coding sequence ATGGGATGGTTTAATTATTTTACGCAAACGAAACCAACCAGCGCCAAGGTTGCCAAAGAGCGTTTGCAAATCGTAATTGCGCATGAGCGTCTTGACCGCAATGGCCCGGAGTATCTGCCACAATTACGCCGCGATATTATGGAAGTGATTCGTAAATACGTATTAATTACCGAGGATCAAGTCACCGTTCAATTTGAGAAAGGTGCTGATTTTGATGTGTTGGAATTAAATATCGCCTTGCCCGAACGCGATCATTCGTGA
- a CDS encoding TlpA family protein disulfide reductase has product MSRIKQALIIALLAHGVLFSTTASALSMLDGKTVTFEELVGKGKWTVMEVWASDCRACRASAHHTVDFEATNPEVDVIGISLDDTSGKANAEKFIDEQGFTFTNLLSNPSEVDKYLYTTAKESFIGTPTFIVYNPQGKLLAVQPGMVTAEDLSAFIQKQSAAEKSAQPAS; this is encoded by the coding sequence ATGTCACGAATCAAACAGGCGCTGATTATTGCACTATTGGCACACGGGGTGCTATTTTCCACGACCGCATCCGCCTTAAGTATGCTGGACGGCAAAACCGTCACCTTTGAAGAACTCGTCGGCAAAGGCAAATGGACAGTGATGGAAGTATGGGCATCCGATTGCCGCGCTTGCCGTGCGAGTGCGCACCACACAGTGGATTTTGAGGCGACGAACCCCGAAGTCGATGTGATTGGTATTTCACTAGACGATACCAGCGGCAAAGCCAACGCCGAAAAATTCATTGACGAACAAGGCTTTACCTTTACCAATTTATTGAGCAACCCTTCAGAAGTCGACAAATACCTGTACACCACCGCCAAAGAAAGTTTCATCGGCACGCCGACATTTATCGTGTACAACCCGCAAGGTAAATTGTTAGCCGTACAACCGGGCATGGTCACTGCTGAGGACTTAAGTGCGTTTATTCAAAAGCAATCGGCAGCAGAAAAATCAGCACAACCGGCTTCGTAA
- the gph gene encoding phosphoglycolate phosphatase (PGP is an essential enzyme in the glycolate salvage pathway in higher organisms (photorespiration in plants). Phosphoglycolate results from the oxidase activity of RubisCO in the Calvin cycle when concentrations of carbon dioxide are low relative to oxygen. This enzyme is a member of the Haloacid Dehalogenase (HAD) superfamily of aspartate-nucleophile hydrolase enzymes (PF00702).), whose translation MPTSSFLPIKCVLFDLDGTLLDTAPDLLAALNAVLVAEGREHFTLAQARHTVSHGSIGMLELAFGTEQSAADLQRRREIFLDYYQANISRHSCLFEAMPAVLETLESGGIPWGIVTNKPEYLTFPLLTALDLHTRPACIIGGDTLPVAKPHPEPLLLAAQRCGIAPAQCLYVGDAERDIVAGRNAGMQTLIAEWGYLNANNEHHGWPADGSLTHPAELLAWLT comes from the coding sequence ATGCCGACAAGTTCTTTTTTACCGATAAAGTGTGTGTTATTTGATCTGGATGGCACGTTGCTGGATACCGCACCCGATTTGTTAGCCGCGTTAAACGCCGTGTTAGTTGCCGAAGGGCGCGAACATTTTACCCTCGCTCAAGCGCGTCACACCGTTTCCCACGGCAGCATTGGCATGTTGGAATTAGCGTTTGGCACCGAACAAAGTGCTGCCGATTTGCAGCGCCGCCGTGAGATTTTTCTCGATTATTATCAAGCGAATATCAGCCGCCATTCGTGCTTATTTGAGGCGATGCCAGCCGTGTTGGAAACCTTGGAATCGGGTGGAATTCCGTGGGGCATTGTGACCAATAAGCCGGAATACCTGACGTTTCCTTTGTTGACCGCTTTGGATTTGCACACGCGCCCGGCGTGCATTATTGGTGGCGATACTTTGCCCGTGGCGAAGCCGCACCCCGAACCCTTGTTGTTGGCTGCGCAACGTTGCGGTATTGCGCCCGCACAATGTTTGTATGTGGGCGATGCGGAACGCGACATTGTGGCGGGGCGCAATGCCGGGATGCAAACGCTGATTGCCGAGTGGGGCTATTTGAATGCCAACAACGAGCATCATGGGTGGCCTGCGGATGGCAGCCTTACGCATCCGGCTGAATTGTTGGCGTGGTTGACTTGA
- the rmuC gene encoding DNA recombination protein RmuC — MESASFQLGGFIDDNIVVFTALIMFALGALLAHFVYSAPLRQAQRELERLQLLRQTEEQINEERLRMLDDAQDRLHHTFASLSQRALRDNNTQFLQLAHETLGRFQVESRTDLEQRQLSIQHLVDPIRDALAKTEAQIQQIEKDRLTSFGVLSQQIRGMMHDQTALRDETGRLASALRTPGIRGQWGELSLRRIAELSGMIEHCDFVEQTQRSNSERTIRPDMVIRMPDAREMIVDAKAPMDAYLDAVNADNEDSRKRHLQRHARHVRDHVKVLAGKRYWEQFEQSPDFVVLFIPGEQFLGAALEQDKTLLHDSLNDKVILATPSTLVALLRAVAFGWKQTVLAENASKVRDLGEELHKRLAVFLDHLERLGRNLGSSVDTYNKALGSLERSVLPGVRKLSELGISSGRNITEPVPVETMPRHPYVKDTETNAETD, encoded by the coding sequence ATGGAGAGCGCTTCGTTTCAATTGGGCGGCTTCATTGATGACAATATTGTGGTATTCACGGCGCTGATTATGTTTGCGTTAGGGGCGTTGTTAGCTCACTTTGTTTACAGCGCACCGTTGCGACAGGCACAGCGTGAATTAGAACGCCTGCAACTCTTACGGCAAACCGAAGAGCAAATCAATGAGGAACGCTTGCGAATGTTGGATGATGCGCAAGATCGCTTGCATCATACCTTTGCTTCGTTATCGCAGCGGGCATTGCGCGACAATAACACCCAGTTTCTGCAATTGGCACATGAAACGCTGGGGCGGTTTCAGGTGGAATCGCGTACCGATTTGGAACAACGCCAGTTGTCGATTCAGCATTTGGTTGATCCGATCCGGGATGCGCTGGCAAAAACTGAGGCGCAAATTCAGCAGATTGAAAAAGATCGGCTGACCAGTTTCGGGGTTTTGAGTCAACAGATTCGCGGCATGATGCATGATCAAACCGCCTTGCGCGATGAAACCGGACGTTTGGCATCGGCATTGCGTACTCCTGGTATTCGTGGGCAATGGGGTGAATTGAGTTTACGGCGGATTGCCGAACTCTCTGGCATGATTGAACACTGCGATTTCGTCGAACAAACCCAGCGTAGCAATAGTGAGCGCACCATTCGCCCGGATATGGTGATCCGAATGCCGGATGCACGCGAAATGATCGTGGATGCGAAAGCGCCAATGGATGCCTACCTCGATGCCGTCAATGCCGACAATGAAGACAGCCGCAAACGGCATTTGCAACGCCATGCTCGCCATGTGCGCGATCATGTTAAAGTGTTGGCAGGCAAACGTTACTGGGAACAATTTGAGCAATCACCGGATTTCGTGGTGCTATTCATCCCCGGTGAGCAATTTCTGGGTGCGGCGTTGGAGCAGGACAAAACTTTGTTGCACGATTCCCTCAACGATAAGGTGATTCTCGCGACACCGAGTACGCTGGTGGCGTTATTGCGAGCGGTGGCGTTTGGTTGGAAACAAACGGTATTAGCTGAAAATGCCAGCAAGGTACGCGATTTGGGTGAAGAGTTGCACAAACGCCTTGCGGTTTTCCTTGACCATCTGGAGCGTTTGGGGCGTAATCTCGGCAGCAGCGTGGATACCTACAATAAAGCACTAGGTTCGCTGGAACGCAGTGTGTTGCCGGGGGTGCGCAAACTGTCGGAGTTGGGAATTTCATCGGGGCGGAACATTACCGAACCCGTACCGGTCGAAACCATGCCACGCCATCCGTATGTCAAGGATACTGAAACTAATGCTGAAACCGATTAA
- the rlmB gene encoding 23S rRNA (guanosine(2251)-2'-O)-methyltransferase RlmB, translating into MSKSIICGVHAVESALRNDTENLGQIWLDKRSRNDRLKKLEKMAEENGMRVFLIDEDKLDKMAGNNRHQGIVAEYYKLKAWTENDFYDMLDGMSEPPFLLVLDGVTDPHNLGACLRTAEGAGVHAVIAPKDNAASITPTVRKVASGAAEIIPFIPVTNLARTLETLKSRGIWLTGTSDKAKQTLYQADLKGPMALVMGAEGAGIRRLTEESCDYLISIPMAGQVSSLNVSVATGVCLYEALRQRQKS; encoded by the coding sequence ATGTCAAAATCCATTATTTGCGGCGTACATGCCGTTGAAAGCGCCTTGCGCAACGATACCGAAAACCTCGGACAAATCTGGCTGGACAAACGTAGCCGTAACGACCGCCTGAAAAAACTGGAAAAGATGGCGGAAGAAAATGGAATGCGCGTCTTTCTCATTGACGAGGATAAACTCGACAAAATGGCAGGCAATAACCGCCACCAAGGCATTGTTGCCGAGTATTACAAGCTCAAAGCATGGACAGAAAACGACTTCTACGACATGCTCGACGGCATGAGCGAACCACCGTTTCTGCTGGTATTGGATGGCGTGACTGACCCGCACAACCTAGGTGCGTGCTTGCGTACCGCTGAAGGTGCTGGCGTACACGCCGTCATTGCGCCCAAGGATAATGCTGCCAGCATTACCCCGACCGTGCGAAAAGTCGCCTCCGGTGCGGCAGAAATCATCCCGTTCATTCCCGTGACCAACCTTGCCCGCACACTGGAAACTCTGAAAAGTCGCGGTATTTGGCTGACGGGTACGAGCGACAAAGCCAAACAAACCTTGTATCAAGCCGATCTGAAAGGGCCGATGGCGCTGGTGATGGGTGCGGAAGGGGCGGGTATTCGCCGCCTCACGGAAGAATCGTGCGACTACCTGATTTCAATCCCGATGGCGGGGCAAGTGTCGAGCTTGAACGTGTCGGTTGCCACAGGCGTATGCTTGTACGAAGCCTTACGTCAGCGGCAAAAATCGTAA
- the rnr gene encoding ribonuclease R: MKFNDPHSQREAEKYENPIPSREVILQLLEENGQPLDFATLTEALHLHDERDVDALKKRLRAMERDGQLLYNRRRQYVPIERTDLIAGRVIGHPDGFGFLKPDDGTPDLFLHAKQMQLLMHGDRALCSVRGLDPKGRREGAVVEVLERGTTQVVGRYFMEGNIGFVTPDNSRISQDIMIPPDAAGNAKPGQIVVAAIVEQPSKRAQPTGKIVEVLGDHMAPGMEIDVAIRSHQLPHGWSSDITEEADKFGYEVPEADKADERREDLRDTPFVTIDGEDAKDFDDAVYCERDGNGWRLLVAIADVSHYVQADSAIGREATERGTSVYFPGKVIPMLPEILSNGLCSLNPHVDRLCMICDIQIGARGKLISYQFVEGIMHSAARLTYTEMAKIVVDRDMDARRNHPQELCEHLDDLYSLYHVLRKARDRRGAIDFETAETRIVFDAERKIEAIVPTERNDAHKLIEECMILANVCAATYLSKYKIPALHRAHKGPTPEKLADLRQFLASLSLSLGGGDEPTPNDYTALLNSLGDRPDRNMIQTVLLRSMSQAVYSPDSNGHFGLAQPFYAHFTSPIRRYPDLLVHRAIRHLVRGGKVKDYHYSHKDMVALGEHCSMTERRADDATRDVTAWLKCEYMQEHIGETFSGVITSVMGFGLFVELKDIFVEGLIHITALTSDYYHFDAAHHQLTGENSGRIYRLGDAINVTVARIDLDERKIDFVLAKVEGETEATRTKKPSSRSRKPTSKTEREPKSDPTASQKPASPKKPANRKPRKKKPTT; the protein is encoded by the coding sequence TTGAAGTTTAACGACCCCCATAGTCAGCGCGAAGCCGAAAAGTACGAAAACCCCATCCCCAGCCGCGAGGTCATCTTGCAACTGTTGGAGGAAAACGGACAGCCGCTAGACTTTGCCACCCTCACCGAAGCGTTGCACCTGCACGACGAACGAGATGTCGATGCCCTGAAAAAACGCCTGCGGGCGATGGAACGCGACGGGCAATTACTCTACAACCGCCGCCGCCAATACGTCCCCATCGAACGCACCGACCTGATTGCCGGGCGCGTTATCGGGCATCCCGATGGCTTCGGCTTTTTGAAACCGGATGACGGCACACCCGACCTCTTCCTGCACGCCAAGCAAATGCAACTCCTGATGCACGGCGATCGCGCCCTGTGCAGCGTGCGCGGTCTTGACCCCAAAGGTCGCCGCGAAGGTGCAGTCGTCGAAGTGCTAGAACGCGGCACCACCCAAGTCGTCGGGCGCTATTTCATGGAAGGCAATATCGGCTTTGTCACCCCTGACAACTCGCGTATCAGCCAAGACATCATGATTCCGCCGGATGCCGCAGGCAACGCCAAACCCGGTCAAATCGTGGTCGCCGCGATTGTCGAACAACCCTCCAAACGCGCCCAGCCCACCGGAAAAATCGTCGAAGTACTCGGCGACCACATGGCTCCCGGCATGGAAATCGACGTCGCCATCCGCAGTCACCAACTGCCACACGGCTGGTCAAGCGACATCACCGAAGAAGCCGATAAATTCGGCTACGAAGTGCCCGAAGCGGACAAAGCCGATGAGCGACGCGAAGACCTACGCGACACCCCGTTCGTCACCATCGACGGCGAAGATGCCAAAGACTTCGACGACGCCGTGTACTGCGAACGTGACGGCAACGGCTGGCGTTTACTGGTCGCAATTGCCGACGTCTCCCATTACGTGCAAGCCGATTCCGCGATTGGGCGCGAAGCCACTGAACGCGGCACATCGGTGTATTTCCCTGGCAAAGTCATCCCGATGTTGCCCGAAATTTTGTCCAACGGCTTGTGCTCCCTCAACCCGCACGTAGACCGGCTGTGCATGATTTGCGACATCCAAATCGGCGCTCGCGGCAAATTAATCAGCTACCAATTCGTCGAAGGCATCATGCACTCCGCCGCCCGCCTCACTTACACCGAGATGGCGAAAATCGTGGTCGACCGTGACATGGATGCCCGTCGCAACCACCCGCAAGAACTCTGCGAACACCTCGACGATTTATATTCGCTCTACCACGTCTTGCGCAAAGCACGTGATCGCCGGGGTGCTATCGACTTTGAAACCGCCGAAACCCGCATCGTGTTTGATGCCGAACGCAAAATCGAAGCGATTGTTCCGACCGAACGCAATGACGCGCACAAACTGATCGAAGAGTGCATGATCCTCGCCAACGTCTGCGCCGCGACCTACCTCAGCAAGTACAAAATCCCCGCACTACACCGCGCCCACAAAGGCCCCACGCCGGAAAAACTCGCGGATTTGCGCCAATTCCTCGCCAGCCTCTCACTCAGTTTGGGCGGTGGTGACGAACCCACCCCGAACGATTACACCGCGCTGTTGAATAGCCTCGGCGACCGCCCCGACCGCAATATGATTCAAACCGTGTTGCTGCGCTCCATGTCACAAGCGGTCTACAGCCCCGATTCCAACGGGCATTTTGGCTTGGCACAACCGTTTTACGCGCATTTCACCTCACCGATCCGGCGCTACCCCGACTTGCTGGTACACCGTGCCATCCGCCATTTAGTGCGTGGCGGCAAAGTCAAAGACTACCACTATTCCCACAAAGACATGGTAGCCCTCGGCGAACACTGCTCCATGACCGAACGCCGTGCCGACGATGCCACCCGTGACGTGACCGCATGGCTCAAATGCGAATACATGCAGGAACACATCGGCGAAACCTTCAGCGGCGTCATTACCAGCGTGATGGGCTTTGGCTTATTCGTCGAACTCAAAGACATCTTCGTGGAAGGCTTGATTCACATCACCGCCCTGACCAGTGATTACTACCACTTTGATGCCGCGCATCACCAATTGACGGGTGAAAACTCCGGGCGCATTTACCGCCTTGGCGATGCCATCAACGTCACCGTAGCACGAATCGATTTGGACGAACGCAAAATCGACTTCGTACTCGCCAAAGTCGAAGGTGAAACGGAAGCAACGCGCACCAAAAAGCCCAGCAGCCGCAGCCGTAAACCCACCAGCAAAACGGAACGTGAGCCAAAGTCTGACCCGACCGCCAGCCAGAAACCTGCCAGTCCCAAAAAACCGGCCAACAGAAAACCCCGTAAGAAGAAACCGACCACCTAA
- a CDS encoding pseudouridine synthase: protein MIDYTPPTHTGLRILYLDKSLIVVDKPAGLLSVPGRGDDKQDCMIARVQAEFPDALIVHRLDMGTSGIMVMARGKVMERALSILFQTRQVHKRYEAVVARQVSPTRGEINLPLLTDWPNRPRQMVSFVLGKLSCTRYQVLAYDTASDTSRVALEPLTGRTHQLRVHLQALGHPILGDELYASPTVCIQAQRLLLHAVWISFPHPLTGEVLSINSPIPF from the coding sequence GTGATTGATTATACTCCTCCCACCCATACCGGCTTGCGAATCCTCTATCTCGACAAATCTCTCATTGTGGTTGATAAACCCGCTGGTTTACTTTCAGTTCCCGGTCGTGGTGATGATAAGCAGGATTGCATGATTGCTCGTGTGCAAGCCGAATTTCCTGATGCACTCATCGTTCATCGCCTCGATATGGGAACATCCGGCATTATGGTAATGGCGCGTGGCAAGGTGATGGAACGTGCCTTAAGCATCCTGTTTCAAACCCGCCAAGTGCATAAACGTTATGAAGCCGTGGTTGCGCGGCAAGTTTCGCCTACCCGTGGTGAAATCAACTTGCCGCTGTTGACGGACTGGCCTAACCGTCCACGCCAGATGGTCAGCTTTGTGTTAGGCAAACTGTCGTGTACCCGTTATCAAGTGCTTGCTTATGATACCGCAAGTGATACCAGCCGCGTTGCGCTTGAGCCGCTGACTGGGCGTACACACCAGTTGCGGGTACATTTGCAGGCGTTGGGGCATCCAATATTGGGCGACGAGTTATACGCGAGTCCAACCGTGTGCATACAGGCGCAGCGTTTGTTATTACACGCGGTATGGATCAGTTTCCCTCACCCACTCACCGGGGAGGTTTTGAGCATTAACAGCCCAATTCCTTTCTAA
- a CDS encoding OmpA family protein — protein sequence MKISMRTLLIGGISAALMAGCSPTGEITRAQQGALIGAIGGAVVGKNTGDKDRGHTIAGAVVGGLAGAAIGNYMDQQEAALRQQMQGTGVEVTRQDNNIVLTMPDAITFDFGQAAVKPQFYGVLNSLANTLNQFPETRVQIAGHTDNIGSDASNLQLSQQRANSVRTYMASTGVNAQRMQAVGYGESRPIADNSSDYGRAQNRRVEITLIPVQQ from the coding sequence ATGAAAATTTCCATGCGTACCCTGTTGATTGGTGGTATTTCGGCGGCATTGATGGCGGGTTGTAGCCCTACTGGTGAAATAACCCGTGCGCAACAGGGCGCTTTGATTGGGGCTATCGGTGGCGCAGTTGTTGGTAAAAATACCGGCGATAAAGACAGAGGCCATACCATTGCTGGCGCGGTTGTTGGTGGCTTAGCAGGTGCGGCTATCGGTAACTACATGGATCAGCAAGAAGCAGCGTTGCGTCAACAAATGCAAGGCACGGGTGTAGAAGTGACTCGTCAGGACAATAATATCGTCCTCACCATGCCAGATGCGATTACGTTTGACTTCGGTCAAGCCGCCGTTAAGCCACAGTTTTATGGTGTGCTAAATAGTTTGGCGAATACCCTGAATCAATTCCCAGAAACCCGCGTGCAGATTGCTGGGCATACCGATAATATTGGCAGTGACGCATCTAACCTGCAATTGTCACAGCAACGCGCTAACAGCGTGCGTACTTATATGGCGAGTACCGGCGTCAATGCGCAACGTATGCAGGCGGTCGGTTACGGCGAAAGCCGCCCTATCGCGGATAACAGCAGTGATTATGGACGTGCGCAAAACCGCCGTGTTGAAATTACTTTGATCCCTGTCCAGCAGTAA
- a CDS encoding CDP-alcohol phosphatidyltransferase family protein, with protein MREQIPNIITVIRILSIAPICWLLWKGFYGYALALLVLAGLSDALDGFLARRYGWFTRLGAILDPVADKLFVVSVFIVFGLKGSLPWWLIVLVIGRDVVIVLGAIVYRLIMGELEMRPLIISKLNTGLQIFLLATTLLHVAIYALPGWFNLGLQWAVAVTTVMSGLAYVLLWSRYAWRKQ; from the coding sequence GTGCGGGAACAAATTCCAAATATTATTACAGTGATTCGTATCCTCTCTATTGCACCGATTTGTTGGTTGCTATGGAAGGGTTTTTACGGCTACGCCTTAGCATTGTTGGTGCTGGCGGGCTTGTCCGATGCGTTAGATGGATTTTTGGCGCGGCGCTACGGCTGGTTCACGCGCTTAGGGGCAATCCTTGACCCGGTGGCGGATAAGTTATTTGTGGTGTCTGTGTTTATCGTGTTTGGCTTGAAAGGCAGTTTGCCTTGGTGGTTAATCGTTTTGGTTATCGGGCGTGACGTGGTGATTGTGTTAGGTGCTATTGTGTATCGCCTAATAATGGGTGAATTGGAGATGCGCCCGTTGATAATCAGCAAGCTTAACACCGGATTGCAGATTTTTTTGTTAGCAACCACGCTGTTGCACGTGGCAATTTACGCATTGCCGGGTTGGTTTAATCTGGGCTTGCAGTGGGCAGTAGCCGTAACAACGGTTATGAGTGGGCTGGCCTACGTATTGCTGTGGAGCCGCTATGCATGGAGGAAACAGTAA